Proteins co-encoded in one Arachis stenosperma cultivar V10309 chromosome 7, arast.V10309.gnm1.PFL2, whole genome shotgun sequence genomic window:
- the LOC130939628 gene encoding serine/threonine-protein phosphatase 7 long form homolog, translated as MEEEDRLYRLNRVAHVVGFIDQEPARVISGVRRQQNMPLHERIIPYLETAGLYHLARLNSQWFWVDEPLLSAFIERWRPETHTFHMPFGECTVTLEDVAYQLGLPIDGELVSGCLSEFENFMENGRPAWVWFRELFGELPPQNKVKQMTVCYTWFHEHFRVLPADATEDIVRIYARAYIMMLLSSQLFADKNANRVHLRWLPYVASLDDLGRYSWGSAALAWLYRCLCRGTNKNVVNLAGPLQLLQSWIFWRFPCLRPSDFNRFGFPLAFRWAQYLPRNDAVDQRVVAARLSLDRLRVHDIVWEPYSTPDVAAIVHPEILLDQHRRLWTAVTSLIYFAAIEWHQVDRVMPQFGGVQHLPRLALNIDWLHAKDDRGGDRWFPSYYREWHEHWQDRHASVLPVDRVADPGPSAEYLDWWCRVAHRFLSPDIAFQDPRPIVLTEEARHRGSSQAPPMVQVVDRPDNRRVDRRRRIGTRTTDREWRWLADQLDEGQGVGGQGGDVDHRVPRRRARRHGQRDGGGRARGRGPSGEYHIGQDAVGEDVGGVGTGMDQSTYEVGGSSQMFEVGGSSQMFADYTTAAVGMDIDDPVSQSEFFRDIADILGEDDGTHYRPQMDEVHSQFAEHQPHVQDVQPGLPVDLNEPAPSPLDPWFALGGTPASAFSVVPPQAQVPQVDERPRRARRAPLCGTGGHLIGQLQDDDSDTIEDSD; from the exons ATGGAGGAAGAAGACCGGCTGTACCGGTTAAACCGCGTTGCGCATGTGGTTGGATTTATCGACCAAGAG CCTGCTAGGGTTATTAGTGGTGTGAGAAGACAACAGAATATGCCTTTACACGAGCGTATCATACCGTATCTAGAGACGGCGGGCTTATATCACTTGGCTAGGCTGAACAGTCAGTGGTTCTGGGTTGATGAGCCTCTACTTAGCGCATTCATTGAGAGGTGGCGTCCTGAGACCCACACATTTCACATGCCCTTTGGGGAGTGTACGGTCACCTTGGAGGACGTGGCCTATCAGCTGGGTTTACCGATTGATGGTGAGCTTGTGAGTGGGTGCCTTAGTGAGTTTGAGAATTTCATGGAAAATGGAAGACCGGCATGGGTGTGGTTCCGTGAGCTGTTTGGGGAGTTACCTCCGCAGAATAAAGTGAAGCAGATGACAGTGTGCTACACATGGTTCCATGAGCACTTTCGGGTTTTGCCAGCAGATGCTACTGAGGACATCGTGCGTATATACGCGAGGGCCTATATTATGATGCTGTTGTCATCTCAGCTGTTTGCGGACAAGAACGCCAACCGTGTCCACCTTCGCTGGTTGCCATATGTGGCGTCATTGGATGACTTGGGTAGATATAGCTGGGGCTCGGCCGCGCTGGCGTGGTTGTACAGATGTCTTTGTCGTGGAACAAACAAAAATGTTGTCAACTTGGCTGGGCCACTTCAGCTTCTACAGTCTTGGATCTTCTGGAGATTTCCTTGTCTGAGGCCAAGTGATTTCAACAGATTCGGGTTTCCACTTGCATTCAG ATGGGCTCAGTATCTACCGAGGAACGATGCAGTAGATCAGCGAGTGGTGGCTGCACGCCTCTCTTTGGATAGATTGCGTGTGCATGAT ATCGTGTGGGAGCCCTATTCCACTCCGGATGTCGCAGCTATTGTTCATCCAGAGATACTACTAGACCAGCACCGCAGGCTATGGACGGCAGTTACGAGTCTCATTTATTTTGCTGCGATTGAGTGGCACCAGGTGGATAGGGTTATGCCTCAGTTCGGCGGGGTTCAGCATCTCCCTCGTTTGGCTCTTAACATAGACTGGCTTCATGCGAAGGACGACAGGGGTGGAGATAGGTGGTTCCCCTCATATTATCGGGAGTGGCATGAGCATTGGCAGGATCGGCATGCCTCAGTTTTACCCGTTGACCGAGTTGCTGATCCTGGGCCATCAGCTGAATACCTGGACTGGTGGTGTCGTGTGGCGCACCGATTTCTATCCCCAGATATTGCATTTCAGGATCCCAGGCCTATTGTGTTGACTGAGGAGGCTCGCCATAGAGGGTCATCGCAGGCACCTCCTATGGTGCAGGTTGTCGACAGACCGGACAACCGCCGCGTGGACAGGCGTAGGCGTATCGGCACACGGACGACGGATCGAGAGTGGCGATGGCTGGCCGACCAGTTAGATGAGGGTCAGGGTGTTGGTGGTCAGGGAGGTGATGTTGATCATCGTGTTCCGAGACGTAGGGCCAGACGACATGGTCAGCGGGATGGTGGTGGACGTGCCCGTGGTAGAGGACCATCTGGAGAGTATCACATTGGTCAGGATGCTGTTGGTGAGGACGTTGGTGGTGTGGGCACAGGGATGGATCAGAGTACGTACGAGGTGGGGGGTTCTTCTCAGATGTTTGAGGTGGGGGGTTCTTCTCAGATGTTCGCCGACTATACTACGGCGGCCGTCGGTATGGACATTGATGATCCTGTGAGTCAGTCAGAGTTCTTCAGAGATATAGCAGACATCTTGGGAGAGGATGATGGCACTCATTATAGGCCACAGATGGATGAGGTACATTCACAGTTTGCCGAGCACCAGCCACATGTTCAGGATGTACAGCCAGGTTTGCCGGTTGACCTGAACGAGCCTGCGCCTTCACCATTGGACCCATGGTTCGCGTTGGGAGGTACCCCAGCTTCGGCTTTCAGCGTAGTTCCGCCACAGGCACAGGTGCCACAGGTGGATGAGAGACCACGGAGGGCTCGTCGTGCTCCTTTATGTGGCACTGGAGGTCACCTTATTGGTCAGTTGCAGGATGACGACAGTGACACGATCGAGGACTCTGATTAG